In the genome of Triticum urartu cultivar G1812 chromosome 5, Tu2.1, whole genome shotgun sequence, one region contains:
- the LOC125508683 gene encoding UDP-glucosyltransferase UGT13248 isoform X2, with the protein METTVPAATATTSSSVGHGAGGGAARVLLLPYPGAQGHTNPMLQLGRRLAYHGLRPTLVATRYVLSTTPPPGAPFDVAAISDGCDAGGMASCPDMAEYVSRLAAVGSETLRELLLSEARAGRPVRVLVYDAHLAWARRVAQASGVAAAAFFSQPCAVDVVYGELWAGRLALPATDGRALLARGALGVELGPEDMPPFAAVPESQPVFLKVSVGQFEGLEDADDVLVNSFRDLEPKPQSNIFHNHMKQEPASSARVGCTCGRPHRHQPICRRQSTWN; encoded by the exons ATGGAGACCACGGTCCCCGCGGCGACAGCCACCACCAGCTCGAGCGTCGGCCACGGAGCCGGCGGCGGTGCTGCGAGAGTCCTGCTCCTCCCGTACCCGGGGGCGCAGGGCCACACCAACCCGATGCTCCAGCTCGGCCGCCGCCTGGCGTACCACGGCCTCCGCCCCACACTCGTCGCCACCCGCTACGTGCTCTCCACCACCCCGCCCCCCGGCGCGCCCTTCGACGTGGCCGCCATCTCCGACGGCTGCGACGCCGGCGGCATGGCCTCGTGCCCGGACATGGCGGAGTACGTCTCGCGGCTGGCGGCCGTGGGCTCCGAGACGCTGCGGGAGCTCCTCCTGTCGGAGGCGCGCGCGGGGCGGCCCGTGCGCGTGCTGGTGTACGACGCTCACCTGGCGTGGGCGCGGCGGGTGGCGCAGGCGTCCGGCGTCGCggccgcggccttcttctcccaGCCGTGCGCGGTGGACGTCGTCTACGGGGAGCTGTGGGCGGGGCGGCTGGCGCTGCCGGCGACGGACGGGCGCGCGCTGCTCGCGAGAGGAGCGCTCGGCGTGGAGCTGGGACCGGAGGACATGCCGCCGTTCGCGGCGGTGCCGGAGTCGCAGCCTGTGTTCCTCAAGGTGTCAGTTGGGCAGTTCGAGGGGCTGGAGGACGCCGACGACGTGCTCGTCAACTCATTCCGCGACCTCGAGCCAAAG CCACAAAGCAACATATTCCATAACCACATGAAGCAGGAGCCGGCATCCTCAGCCAGAGTTGGGTGTACTTGCGGGCGACCTCACCGTCACCAGCCCATCTGCAG GAGGCAGAGTACATGGAATTAA
- the LOC125508683 gene encoding UDP-glucosyltransferase UGT13248 isoform X1 — translation METTVPAATATTSSSVGHGAGGGAARVLLLPYPGAQGHTNPMLQLGRRLAYHGLRPTLVATRYVLSTTPPPGAPFDVAAISDGCDAGGMASCPDMAEYVSRLAAVGSETLRELLLSEARAGRPVRVLVYDAHLAWARRVAQASGVAAAAFFSQPCAVDVVYGELWAGRLALPATDGRALLARGALGVELGPEDMPPFAAVPESQPVFLKVSVGQFEGLEDADDVLVNSFRDLEPKEAEYMELTWRAKMVGPTLPSFYLDDDRLPSNKSYGFNFFNGDALCMDWLEKQSNSSVVLVSYGTVSNYDATQLEELGNGLYNSGKPFLWVVRSNEEHKLSKELREKCEKIGLIVSWCPQLEVLAHRAIGCFVTHCGWNSTLEALANGVPLVGIPHWADQPTIAKYMESAWSMGVRVRKDNNGYLKMEEVERCIREMMDVERNDKYKRNAVKWMQKVKEAMREGGSSDKNIAEFATKYSSI, via the exons ATGGAGACCACGGTCCCCGCGGCGACAGCCACCACCAGCTCGAGCGTCGGCCACGGAGCCGGCGGCGGTGCTGCGAGAGTCCTGCTCCTCCCGTACCCGGGGGCGCAGGGCCACACCAACCCGATGCTCCAGCTCGGCCGCCGCCTGGCGTACCACGGCCTCCGCCCCACACTCGTCGCCACCCGCTACGTGCTCTCCACCACCCCGCCCCCCGGCGCGCCCTTCGACGTGGCCGCCATCTCCGACGGCTGCGACGCCGGCGGCATGGCCTCGTGCCCGGACATGGCGGAGTACGTCTCGCGGCTGGCGGCCGTGGGCTCCGAGACGCTGCGGGAGCTCCTCCTGTCGGAGGCGCGCGCGGGGCGGCCCGTGCGCGTGCTGGTGTACGACGCTCACCTGGCGTGGGCGCGGCGGGTGGCGCAGGCGTCCGGCGTCGCggccgcggccttcttctcccaGCCGTGCGCGGTGGACGTCGTCTACGGGGAGCTGTGGGCGGGGCGGCTGGCGCTGCCGGCGACGGACGGGCGCGCGCTGCTCGCGAGAGGAGCGCTCGGCGTGGAGCTGGGACCGGAGGACATGCCGCCGTTCGCGGCGGTGCCGGAGTCGCAGCCTGTGTTCCTCAAGGTGTCAGTTGGGCAGTTCGAGGGGCTGGAGGACGCCGACGACGTGCTCGTCAACTCATTCCGCGACCTCGAGCCAAAG GAGGCAGAGTACATGGAATTAACATGGAGAGCGAAGATGGTTGGCCCAACCTTGCCATCATTCTACCTCGACGATGATCGCCTACCATCGAATAAATCATATGGTTTTAACTTTTTCAACGGTGATGCACTGTGCATGGATTGGCTAGAGAAGCAAAGCAATTCATCCGTTGTGCTGGTGTCCTATGGGACCGTCTCTAATTATGATGCAACCCAGCTAGAGGAGCTTGGCAATGGACTGTACAATTCTGGCAAACCTTTTCTTTGGGTTGTAAGGTCCAACGAGGAACACAAGTTATCCAAAGAACTCAGGGAAAAATGTGAGAAGATTGGATTAATTGTCTCATGGTGTCCCCAACTTGAGGTTCTTGCACATAGGGCTATTG GTTGCTTTGTTACCCATTGTGGATGGAACTCGACACTAGAGGCACTTGCTAATGGTGTACCTCTTGTGGGTATTCCGCATTGGGCAGACCAACCCACCATTGCAAAGTATATGGAGAGTGCATGGAGCATGGGTGTGCGTGTACGGAAGGACAATAATGGATATCTAAAGATGGAGGAGGTTGAGAGGTGCATTAGAGAGATGATGGATGTGGAGAGAAATGATAAGTACAAAAGAAATGCTGTGAAGTGGATGCAAAAGGTCAAGGAGGCAATGCGGGAAGGAGGAAGTTCAGACAAGAATATCGCTGAATTCGCTACCAAATATTCATCAATATAA
- the LOC125508684 gene encoding uncharacterized protein LOC125508684 gives MDSAPQNRHVYSKSKLKTTFNHPLLLLHTSTPLGSCCPQLPAALRPRSAMLLPRDSNGDAAAARAPLLASYRVPQPDPLLDKPRRSEWLGFWRGGPASEVDWGSVRATCREWVKHPMNIALLLWLLCVGASGGMLALLLLGLLDRAFPAPAARAHWVEVNNQVLNALFTLMSLYQHPALFHHAFLLCRWRLPGDAAELRAAYCGKQGGGPPRRGERAHMAVVVALLHLTVVCQYALCWLYWGFTERSRPELAEDGFFALGVGAPVAAVVYTVCSPLGKDPCGDLAACSDAASLRQQCPTKAAHAVAVVEPEWAGGMFDCGGGAAAGCCLSLSCTFCVFGWNAERLGFGNACVHATTFALLCFAPLWVLGVTALHVHDVAVGDVLGSAGVLLCAGGLLYGGYWRIQMRRKFRLPGSAACCGSKSATDYARWLFCWPCALAQEVRTASRYHIEDESFFHRKAVAAATNDEPVLTAPHRIAIAASDHEGSSKSDGHLVVVVHDEMVPPAVVQVAVAGDDGTCEQCNVVRVEKKMEAIDVVEEDGSSLLASNGEMVDHGLSGGRWRVEKVRRMINVVTMVSLLVLLYTRGFIL, from the coding sequence ATGGATTCCGCTCCCCAAAACCGCCACGTTTACTCCAAATCCAAACTTAAAACAACTTTTAACCATCCACTGCTACTACTACATACGAGTACTCCACTGGGATCGTGCTGTCCGCAGTTGCCGGCGGCGCTCCGTCCGCGAAGTGCAATGCTTCTTCCTCGTGACAGCAATGgcgacgccgccgccgcgcgcgccCCGTTACTCGCCAGCTACCGCGTCCCACAACCCGACCCCCTCCTAGACAAGCCTCGTCGGTCAGAATGGCTCGGTTTCTGGCGCGGCGGCCCGGCGTCGGAGGTGGATTGGGGCTCCGTGCGCGCGACGTGCAGGGAGTGGGTCAAGCACCCCATGAACATCGCGCTGCTGCTCTGGCTCCTCTGCGTGGGCGCCTCCGGCGGCATgctcgcgctcctcctcctcgggCTCCTCGACCGGGCGTTCCCGGCGCCGGCGGCGAGGGCGCACTGGGTCGAGGTCAACAACCAGGTGCTCAACGCGCTCTTCACGCTCATGAGCCTCTACCAGCACCCGGCACTTTTCCACCACGCCTTCCTGCTCTGCCGCTGGCGCCTGCCCGGCGACGCCGCCGAGCTCCGCGCCGCCTACTGCGGCAAGCAGGGCGGTGGCCCACCGCGCCGCGGCGAGCGCGCGCACATGGCCGTCGTCGTCGCGCTGCTCCACCTCACCGTCGTCTGCCAGTACGCGCTGTGCTGGCTCTACTGGGGCTTCACCGAGAGGTCCCGCCCCGAGCTCGCGGAGGACGGCTTCTTCGCGCTCGGCGTCGGTGCGCCGGTCGCCGCCGTCGTGTACACCGTGTGCAGCCCGCTGGGAAAAGACCCGTGCGGCGACCTCGCCGCGTGCTCCGACGCCGCCTCGCTGAGGCAGCAATGCCCCACCAAGGCGGCGCACGCCGTGGCGGTGGTCGAGCCGGAGTGGGCGGGCGGCATGTTCGACTGCGGcgggggcgcggcggcggggtgcTGCCTCTCCCTCTCCTGCACCTTCTGCGTTTTCGGGTGGAACGCGGAGAGGCTCGGCTTCGGCAACGCGTGCGTGCACGCCACCACGTTCGCGCTCCTatgcttcgcgccgctgtgggtGTTGGGCGTCACGGCGCTCCACGTCCACGACGTGGCCGTCGGCGACGTACTCGGTAGCGCCGGCGTGCTGCTCTGCGCCGGCGGCCTCCTCTATGGCGGGTACTGGAGGATCCAGATGAGGAGAAAGTTCCGGCTCCCGGGGAGCGCCGCCTGCTGCGGCTCCAAGTCGGCCACGGACTACGCACGGTGGCTGTTCTGCTGGCCGTGCGCGCTGGCGCAGGAGGTGCGCACGGCGAGCCGCTACCACATCGAAGACGAGAGCTTCTTCCACAGGAaggccgtcgccgccgccacgAACGACGAGCCAGTGCTCACCGCGCCGCACAGGATTGCGATTGCGGCGTCGGATCACGAGGGGTCATCAAAATCAGACGGGCACTTGGTGGTGGTTGTTCATGACGAAATGGTTCCACCGGCTGTGGTTCAGGTTGCGGTGGCGGGGGACGATGGCACATGCGAGCAATGCAATGTCGTTCGTGTTGAGAAGAAGATGGAGGCGATCGACGTGGTAGAGGAGGATGGATCGTCTTTGTTGGCTTCCAATGGAGAAATGGTGGACCATGGATTGTCTGGTGGAAGGTGGAGGGTGGAGAAGGTGAGGAGGATGATCAATGTGGTCACCATGGTGTCCTTGCTCGTCCTTTTGTACACAAGGGGATTTATTCTTTAG